A genomic region of Sebaldella sp. S0638 contains the following coding sequences:
- the mgtA gene encoding magnesium-translocating P-type ATPase — protein sequence MKKRENVQSFSAADLFRYAEMDMNGVYEGLNSSSRGLSEEDAEDRLEEFGLNEVKHNKQETWLTQLSKAFINPFVIVLMLLAVVSFITDVFMETQGKKDWTTVIIIGLMIGISGMLRFVQEMRSNKEAAKLKALVHNTSDVLRKDGNRKEIPMVNVVPGDIVRLAAGDIIPGDLRIIYSKDLFLSQSMLTGESEPAEKYNVIKDPDRKKTVLELDNICFMGTNVVSGSGIAIVVNTGNRTYFGSMAKSLAEKRPETSFDKGVNSVSWLLIRFMLVMIPLVFFINGIIKGDWLSAFLFAVSIAVGLTPEMLPMIVTTNLAKGAVFMSKHKTVVKSLNSIQNFGAMDVLCTDKTGTLTQDKIVLEKHLDVHGNENDNVLKHAYLNSYYQTGLKNLMDLAVIEYGDEIGLAKIQDKYEKVDEIPFDFARRRMSVVIKDKSGKTQMVTKGAIEEMLTICSHTVYNGRAIELTDNIKDEVIRKAMELNEDGMRVIGVAQKTNPRSEGLFSVEDEKNMLLMGYIGFLDPPKDSAVKAIKALQEYGVSIKVLTGDNEIVTKKICKEVGIEADKIILGVEVEELSDTQLENIVEETTIFAKLSPLQKSRVVKSLQKRGHTVGYMGDGINDAPALKDADVGISVDTAVEIAKESADIILLEKSLMVLEEGVIEGRRTFGNIIKYIKMTASSNFGNMFSVLVASIFLPFLPMLPIHILIQNLIYDVSQISIPWDKMDEDYLKQPRKWDAAGISRFMIFIGPISSIFDIVTFLVMWFVFKCSAGTEAAQALFHSGWFVEGLLSQTLIVHMIRTKKIPFIQDSASFPVLVFTLLAMIIGIIIPFTSFGRSVDLTALPPLYFLWLAVILISYCFLTQVVKKWYIKKFNSWL from the coding sequence ATGAAAAAAAGAGAAAATGTTCAGTCTTTTTCTGCTGCAGATTTATTCAGATATGCAGAAATGGACATGAACGGGGTATACGAAGGACTTAACAGCAGCAGCAGAGGTCTCAGCGAGGAAGATGCAGAAGACAGGCTTGAAGAATTCGGATTAAACGAAGTAAAGCATAATAAGCAGGAAACATGGCTGACACAGCTGTCAAAAGCATTTATAAATCCTTTTGTAATAGTATTAATGCTGCTTGCGGTGGTTTCGTTTATAACTGATGTATTTATGGAAACACAGGGGAAAAAAGACTGGACAACAGTTATAATAATAGGGCTTATGATAGGAATAAGCGGAATGCTGAGATTTGTTCAGGAAATGAGATCGAACAAAGAAGCTGCAAAGCTGAAAGCACTTGTTCATAATACAAGTGATGTATTGCGTAAAGACGGGAACAGAAAAGAAATTCCCATGGTAAATGTAGTGCCGGGAGATATTGTAAGACTTGCGGCGGGGGATATAATTCCCGGAGATTTGAGAATAATATATTCAAAAGACTTATTTTTGAGTCAGTCTATGCTTACAGGAGAGTCAGAACCGGCTGAAAAATATAATGTTATAAAAGACCCTGACAGGAAAAAAACAGTTCTTGAACTGGATAACATATGTTTTATGGGGACAAACGTAGTCAGCGGAAGCGGAATTGCTATAGTTGTTAATACAGGAAACAGAACATATTTTGGTTCTATGGCAAAAAGTCTTGCTGAAAAAAGACCTGAGACAAGTTTTGATAAAGGTGTAAACAGTGTAAGCTGGCTTTTGATAAGATTTATGCTTGTAATGATACCGCTTGTATTCTTTATAAACGGAATAATAAAAGGTGACTGGTTGAGTGCGTTTTTATTCGCTGTTTCAATAGCTGTAGGACTTACACCTGAGATGCTTCCGATGATAGTTACTACAAATCTTGCCAAAGGCGCTGTTTTTATGTCAAAGCACAAAACAGTGGTGAAAAGTCTGAATTCAATACAGAATTTCGGTGCAATGGATGTACTTTGTACTGATAAGACAGGAACTTTGACACAGGATAAAATAGTGCTTGAAAAACATCTTGATGTACACGGCAATGAAAATGACAATGTCTTGAAACATGCTTATCTGAATAGTTATTATCAGACAGGTTTGAAAAATCTTATGGATTTGGCAGTTATTGAATATGGTGATGAAATCGGACTGGCAAAAATACAGGATAAATATGAAAAGGTGGACGAGATTCCTTTTGATTTCGCAAGAAGAAGAATGTCGGTAGTGATAAAGGATAAAAGCGGAAAGACACAGATGGTGACTAAAGGAGCAATCGAAGAAATGCTTACTATATGCAGTCACACTGTTTATAACGGAAGAGCTATAGAACTCACTGATAATATAAAAGATGAAGTGATAAGAAAAGCAATGGAGCTTAATGAGGATGGTATGAGGGTAATAGGAGTCGCTCAGAAGACTAATCCGAGAAGTGAAGGGCTGTTTAGTGTGGAAGATGAAAAAAATATGCTTTTGATGGGGTATATAGGTTTTCTTGATCCGCCTAAAGACAGTGCCGTAAAAGCTATAAAGGCACTTCAGGAATATGGTGTCAGCATAAAAGTACTTACTGGTGACAATGAAATAGTAACAAAAAAGATTTGTAAAGAAGTGGGAATAGAAGCAGATAAGATAATACTCGGTGTGGAAGTAGAGGAACTTAGCGATACACAGCTTGAAAATATTGTGGAAGAGACAACAATATTCGCAAAATTATCTCCGCTTCAAAAATCGAGAGTAGTAAAATCCCTGCAAAAAAGAGGGCATACTGTGGGATATATGGGAGACGGTATTAATGACGCACCGGCACTTAAAGATGCAGATGTGGGAATATCTGTGGATACTGCAGTAGAGATTGCCAAAGAGTCGGCAGATATTATCCTTCTGGAAAAAAGTCTTATGGTTTTGGAAGAAGGAGTAATAGAAGGAAGAAGAACTTTCGGGAATATAATAAAATATATAAAAATGACTGCAAGCTCGAATTTCGGTAATATGTTCAGTGTGCTTGTAGCAAGTATATTTCTGCCTTTTCTGCCAATGCTTCCTATACATATATTAATACAGAATCTTATTTATGATGTTTCGCAGATTTCAATACCATGGGACAAAATGGATGAAGATTATCTGAAACAGCCAAGAAAATGGGATGCAGCCGGAATAAGCAGATTTATGATTTTTATCGGGCCGATAAGTTCAATATTTGATATAGTTACTTTTTTGGTTATGTGGTTTGTATTTAAATGCAGTGCGGGAACAGAAGCGGCACAGGCTTTGTTTCATTCAGGATGGTTTGTAGAGGGACTTTTGTCTCAGACACTGATCGTGCATATGATACGTACAAAAAAGATACCGTTTATACAGGACTCAGCATCATTTCCTGTATTGGTATTTACACTCCTTGCAATGATAATAGGGATAATAATACCTTTTACTTCATTCGGGCGTTCGGTAGATCTTACTGCACTTCCTCCGCTTTACTTCTTGTGGCTTGCAGTAATTCTGATATCATACTGTTTCCTTACACAGGTTGTAAAAAAATGGTATATAAAAAAGTTTAATTCATGGCTGTAA
- a CDS encoding OmpG family monomeric porin codes for MKKLVVLGLFLGLVGSAYALEKVNITTGVYIESEDHNAEYTGSDLDVKGIKLKAAMKDIPLWAEFNYEYRNVNLPGHTGDEDRYKFMIGYKFEAGSFVFRPEYELRVRELRESPDEQWGNRFKPNWDYKFNDQWTLFNNWMFTYQPTKAYRGNAETKNWNDYYHEIETGVKYKFEGNQAVVFSIYNEYEKDEKSPAQVQAYSYDEWQVRLAYEKKFDNGVFVSPFVRIGVDKTEKTTYGYDNDNRLRNRYGAKMGYVASNGIGVYGEAYYQDEQMQNPKNGEDMNGRDKIYLKLGLDYTF; via the coding sequence ATGAAAAAATTAGTAGTTCTAGGTCTGTTTTTAGGCCTGGTAGGAAGCGCGTACGCTTTGGAAAAGGTAAATATTACTACGGGTGTCTATATCGAAAGTGAAGATCATAATGCGGAATATACTGGAAGTGATCTGGATGTAAAAGGGATAAAACTAAAGGCTGCGATGAAGGATATTCCTTTATGGGCTGAGTTTAACTATGAATATAGAAATGTTAATCTTCCAGGACATACAGGTGATGAGGACAGATATAAATTTATGATCGGATATAAATTTGAAGCTGGAAGCTTTGTGTTTAGACCTGAGTATGAATTGAGAGTAAGAGAATTAAGAGAATCACCTGATGAGCAATGGGGTAACAGATTCAAACCAAACTGGGATTATAAATTTAATGACCAGTGGACTTTATTCAATAACTGGATGTTTACATATCAGCCTACGAAAGCATACAGAGGAAATGCCGAGACTAAGAACTGGAATGACTATTATCATGAAATAGAAACTGGAGTAAAGTATAAGTTTGAGGGAAATCAAGCTGTGGTATTCAGTATCTATAATGAGTATGAAAAAGATGAAAAGTCTCCGGCTCAGGTTCAGGCGTACAGCTATGATGAATGGCAAGTAAGATTAGCATATGAAAAGAAATTCGATAATGGTGTATTTGTATCTCCATTTGTGAGAATAGGTGTAGATAAGACTGAAAAAACTACATATGGATATGACAATGACAATAGATTAAGAAACAGATACGGTGCAAAAATGGGATATGTTGCTAGTAACGGAATAGGCGTGTATGGAGAGGCATATTATCAGGATGAGCAAATGCAGAATCCAAAAAATGGTGAAGATATGAATGGAAGAGATAAGATATATCTTAAACTAGGGTTAGATTATACATTCTAA
- a CDS encoding helix-turn-helix domain-containing protein: MISKILRCISQEDVLRILNLINYKRPISEDELNETLNIPSFEIHKHIKELVNMEVIIDREVEGKEVYFFNSAFVKKFKFFEILMNELENENLYALDLRGFGKTAAE, encoded by the coding sequence ATGATTTCTAAAATATTGAGGTGTATCTCACAGGAAGATGTGTTAAGGATTCTTAATCTGATTAATTACAAAAGACCCATAAGTGAAGATGAGCTGAATGAAACACTGAATATCCCGAGTTTTGAAATACATAAGCATATAAAAGAACTGGTTAATATGGAAGTCATCATTGACAGAGAAGTAGAAGGAAAAGAAGTTTATTTTTTTAACAGCGCTTTTGTGAAAAAGTTTAAGTTTTTTGAAATACTGATGAATGAACTGGAAAATGAGAATTTGTACGCTCTCGATCTTAGAGGTTTCGGAAAAACAGCAGCAGAATAA
- a CDS encoding OmpG family monomeric porin, which produces MKKLLVLSLFLGLMGSAYALEKVNITTGVYMESENHNAEYNSSDVTVHGVRAKLDFKDFPLWTEFAYEYRNADSLSGHQGDEDRYKFMLGTRFNAGDFSFRPEYELRIGDKRESAEKNVGHRFKPNWGYKFNDQWSLFNGWLFAYEPNKAYRGYSETKTWDDYYHEIETGVKFKFTDDQAVAFGFYNEYKKEEKSDMYPRAKKFDEWQIRLAYEKKFDNGILVSPFARITVSQKEEAKEGYDIKSKGKGRYGVKMGYAADNGLGVYGETYYQNEPREVDGHDQSDKNRFFLKLGIDYTF; this is translated from the coding sequence ATGAAAAAATTACTAGTATTAAGTCTGTTTTTAGGACTTATGGGTAGTGCGTACGCTTTGGAAAAGGTAAATATAACAACAGGGGTTTACATGGAATCTGAAAACCATAATGCAGAATACAATTCAAGTGATGTAACTGTGCATGGTGTGAGAGCAAAGCTGGACTTTAAAGATTTTCCTTTATGGACTGAATTTGCATATGAATACAGAAATGCTGACAGTCTTTCAGGACATCAGGGTGACGAAGACAGATACAAGTTTATGCTTGGGACTAGATTTAATGCAGGAGACTTTAGTTTCAGACCTGAGTATGAATTAAGAATAGGGGACAAAAGAGAATCAGCTGAAAAAAATGTCGGTCACAGATTTAAGCCGAATTGGGGATATAAGTTTAACGACCAATGGTCATTATTCAATGGATGGTTATTTGCTTATGAACCTAATAAAGCATACAGAGGATACTCAGAAACAAAAACATGGGATGACTATTACCATGAGATAGAAACAGGAGTAAAATTTAAGTTTACTGATGATCAGGCAGTAGCTTTCGGGTTCTATAACGAGTATAAGAAAGAAGAAAAATCGGATATGTATCCAAGAGCTAAAAAATTCGATGAATGGCAGATAAGACTTGCTTATGAGAAAAAATTCGATAACGGAATTTTAGTATCACCATTCGCAAGAATAACTGTAAGCCAGAAAGAAGAAGCTAAAGAAGGTTATGACATCAAATCTAAAGGAAAAGGAAGATATGGTGTTAAAATGGGATATGCTGCCGACAACGGTCTGGGTGTATACGGAGAAACTTATTATCAGAATGAGCCAAGAGAAGTAGACGGTCATGATCAGTCTGATAAAAACAGATTCTTCTTGAAACTAGGTATTGATTACACTTTTTAA